One part of the Gossypium raimondii isolate GPD5lz chromosome 1, ASM2569854v1, whole genome shotgun sequence genome encodes these proteins:
- the LOC105786559 gene encoding vacuolar cation/proton exchanger 3, with protein sequence MASSREPWLLENGNLKGLSKEIRHGRTAHNMSSSSLRKKSHLTLVSKVPCRKLRQFLANLQEVILGTKLSVLFPAIPLAIVADCYGFARPWVFALSLLGLTPLAERVSFLTEQIAYYTGPTVGGLLNATCGNATELIIAIFALSQRKIDVVKYSLLGSVLSNLLLVLGTSLFCGGIANLRLEQKFDRRQADVNSLLLLLALLCHSLPMLFRMSGASDAVTVDPILQLSRASSIVMLIAYLSYLVFQLFTHRQLFEAHEESDNDENGGGEEEPVIGFWSGFIWLVGMTAVISLLSEYVVQTIEDASDSWGISVSFISIILLPIVGNAAEHAGAIIFAFKNKLDISLGVALGSATQISMFVVPLCVITAWIMGIKMDLNFNLLETGSLALSIIVVAFALQDGTSHYMKGLVLLLLYIVIGACFFVSKTPLNQLSTINSGTKAAIDTIFRA encoded by the exons ATGGCTTCTTCGAGAGAACCATGGTTACTGGAAAATGGAAACTTGAAGGGTTTAAGTAAGGAAATTCGCCATGGGAGGACTGCACATAACATGTCATCTTCTTCGTTACGTAAAAAGTCGCATTTGACCCTGGTTTCTAAGGTTCCATGTAGGAAACTTAGACAATTCTTGGCTAATCTACAGGAGGTcattttagggactaaactcTCTGTTCTTTTCCCTGCTATTCCTTTGGCCATTGTTGCTGATTGCTATGGTTTCGCAAGG CCCTGGGTTTTTGCATTGAGTTTACTTGGACTCACTCCACTGGCTGAACGAGTTAGCTTTCTCACTGA GCAAATTGCTTATTACACTGGTCCAACag TGGGAGGGCTGTTGAATGCAACCTGTGGCAATGCTACTGAGCTGATCATAGCAATATTTGCATTAAGCCAACGTAAAATAGACGTGGTTAAGTATTCCCTATTGGGTTCAGTCCTTTCAAACCTGCTTTTGGTTCTTGGGACTTCTCTCTTTTGTGGCGGCATTGCCAACCTCAGGCTGGAACAGAAATTTGATAGA AGACAAGCCGATGTGAACTCTCTCCTTCTATTGCTTGCATTATTGTGCCATTCGCTGCCGATGTTGTTTCGAATGAGTGGGGCATCCGACGCCGTCACGGTCGACCCGATACTGCAGTTGTCGAGAGCCAGCAGCATTGTGATGTTGATTGCCTATCTTTCCTACTTGGTTTTCCAACTATTCACACACCGGCAATTGTTCGAAGCTCATGAG GAATCGGACAATGACGAAAATGGAGGAGGAGAAGAAGAACCAGTAATTGGATTTTGGAGTGGATTTATTTGGCTTGTTGGAATGACTGCCGTCATCTCTTTGCTCTCTGAATATGTTGTGCAAACAATTGAG gATGCTTCAGATTCTTGGGGAATATCTGTTAGCTTCATCAGCATTATTTTGCTACCTATTGTTGGAAATGCAGCTGAACATGCAGGAGCTATCATTTTTGCTTTCAAAAACAAGCTG GATATTTCTTTAGGTGTGGCATTAGGATCTGCAACTCAGATTTCCATGTTTGTG GTCCCACTTTGTGTTATTACGGCTTGGATTATGGGTATTAAGATGGATCTTAATTTCAATCTCCTCGAAACCGGCTCTCTTGCCCTATCAATCATCGTCGTGGCCTTCGCGTTACAA GACGGCACTTCTCACTACATGAAAGGACTGGTTCTTCTATTGCTCTACATAGTTATTGGAGCTTGCTTTTTTGTATCCAAAACACCACTAA ACCAATTAAGCACCATAAACTCAGGAACTAAAGCAGCCATCGATACAATCTTCAGAGCTTGA
- the LOC105786562 gene encoding high mobility group B protein 1, with product MTGARSKAAKKNTGEALKPADDRKIGKRKAAVDKSTIRRAKKEKRAKKDPNKPKRPPSAFFVFLEEFRGTFKKENPNVKAVSAVGKAAGEMWKSMSEEEKAPYEVKSGERKVEYEKQMKAYNKKQESSANGTGDDHQGEEDEEDEASEEKGQHLKHEDDDEEEEDDEEEEED from the exons ATGACGGGAGCTAGAAGCAAGGCTGCCAAGAAGAACACGGGCGAAGCCTTGAAGCCTGCTGATGATAG aaagaTTGGGAAACGAAAGGCAGCCGTGGATAAAAGTACCATACGAAGAGCCAAGAAGGAAAAAAGGGCTAAGAAAGATCCAAACAAACCAAAGAGGCCTCCTAGTGCGTTCTTTGTGTTTCT TGAGGAATTTAGGGGTACTTTCAAGAAGGAAAATCCTAATGTGAAGGCTGTATCAGCT GTTGGTAAAGCTGCTGGAGAGATGTGGAAATCCATGTCTGAGGAA GAAAAAGCCCCTTATGAGGTCAAATCTGGAGAAAGGAAGGTTGAGtatgaaaaacaaatgaaagcCTACAACAAAAAACAG GAAAGTTCTGCTAATGGCACCGGAGATGATCACCAGGGCGAGGAGGATGAAGAGGATGAGGCTAGTGAAGag AAAGGACAACATCTGAAACACGAGGACGAtgatgaggaagaagaagacgatgaagaagaagaggaggatTGA
- the LOC105786560 gene encoding probable envelope ADP,ATP carrier protein, chloroplastic: protein MRENKPILRFETIPGLTLLDTTKRDDFLHRNTRLTYHLDNGSGSARKFACISMAEKREQRRDFAPTLTQLLNHPLAALAYVPRDVAIFAAGAVAGAVAKTVTAPLDRVKLLMQTQGVRVGQESAKKSIGLIEALVSIGKDDGIKGYWKGNLPQVIRVVPYSAVQLFAYETYKKLFTGKDGELSVLERLAAGACAGMTSTFITYPLDVLRLRLAVEPGYRKMSEVALTMLREEGFGSFYYGLVPSLIGIAPYIAVNFCIFDLVKKALPEKYRQKTQASLLTAVVSAAAATLTCYPLDTVRRQMQMRGTPYKSVMDAIPGIIERDGVGGLYRGFVPNALKNLPNSSIRLTTFDIVKRLIAASEKQFEKMVDENRQKAKQETDVEQSC, encoded by the exons ATGAGAGAAAACAAACCAATTTTACGCTTCGAAACCATACCAGGCCTTACCCTTTTAGACACAACGAAGCGCGATGACTTTCTTCATCGAAACACCCGCCTCACTTACCATCTCGATAATGGCAGTGGCAGTGCTCGTAAATTCGCTTGTATTTCGATGGCAGAAAAGAGAGAACAACGACGAGATTTCGCGCCAACTCTAACTCAGCTCCTCAACCATCCTTTGGCTGCTTTAGCTTACGTACCTAGAGACGTTGCCATTTTCGCAGCCGGCGCCGTCGCTGGTGCCGTCGCTAAAACCGTCACGGCTCCGCTTGACCGCGTCAAGCTTCTTATGCAG ACACAAGGTGTTAGAGTTGGGCAAGAGAGTGCAAAAAAATCTATTGGTCTTATTGAG GCGCTTGTATCGATTGGGAAGGATGATGGAATTAAAGGGTACTGGAAGGGCAATCTTCCTCAG GTGATAAGAGTTGTACCTTACAGTGCAGTCCAGCTCTTTGCTTATGAAACTTATAAG AAACTTTTCACGGGAAAAGATGGCGAGCTATCTGTTCTCGAAAGACTTGCTGCTGGAGCTTGTGCTGGCATGACATCTACATTT ATTACATATCCATTAGATGTCCTGAGACTACGTTTGGCTGTCGAACCTGGGTATCGGAAAATGTCTGAG GTTGCATTGACCATGTTGCGAGAGGAAGGTTTTGGATCCTTTTATTATGGTCTTGTACCTTCTCTAATTGGCATAGCTCCATATATAGCTGTGAACTTTTGCATATTTGACCT TGTAAAGAAAGCTTTGCCTGAAAAATATCGCCAAAAGACTCAAGCATCTCTACTGACAGCTGTAGTGTCAGCTGCTGCAGCTACCTTAACCTGCTATCCTTTAGACACAGTGAGAAGACAAATGCAAATGAGGGGTACACCATACAAATCAGTCATGGATGCCATTCCAG GTATTATCGAACGCGATGGAGTGGGTGGCTTGTATAGGGGTTTTGTTCCGAATGCATTGAAAAACCTTCCAAATAGCAG CATTAGGCTTACCACCTTTGACATTGTCAAACGTCTAATTGCGGCTAGTGAGAAacaatttgagaaaatggtgGATGAAAATCGCCAGAAAGCAAAGCAGGAAACAGATGTTGAGCAATCATGCTGA
- the LOC105786558 gene encoding E3 ubiquitin-protein ligase APD2 produces MDEPNWSQPSTSGASSSSYREDSGAAAASSSQVREEEEDRDQDYPPQHHFQFHSPELENHHIGGFLSYRDNSPAFNDNSSSVIRDDTWSCIIVVFTFWFFVSMTLILGVYGPMNLQLGPNCSLLIQPNPLFVQSVTVEEKDGTKPGLNLYGLYKSPSLDEVTTWSETYTPTIQADSHMEWIRYLNRGSQVNISYNVNSVSSSVFLIIAEGSEGLARWLEDPTYPNTTLSWNIVHGSGMIQQDIYRSSSYYIALGNMNTEDIKVQLNFTFKAYIYNTTEAYYKCTFANGVCSLNILFPEGNSVVLTSPGPEQRRSAHDWSFRLSYGPRWITYIVGIGGMTGIMLVAFNFLNKFQYTREDEARLRNGELASARAPLLSRKADDLSSRGSSYDSVSSDEADLEDFLAVSLEGTSIGDGENSSNTRRLCAICFDAPRDCFFLPCGHCVACFACGTRIAEADGTCPICRRSMKKVRKIFTV; encoded by the exons ATGGATGAGCCAAATTGGAGTCAACCCTCCACCTCCGGTGCTTCGTCTTCGTCTTACAGGGAGGATTCAGGCGCGGCAGCGGCGTCTTCTTCACAGGTTCGAGAGGAAGAGGAGGACCGAGACCAGGACTACCCGCCACAGCATCATTTCCAATTTCATAGTCCTGAGCTTGAGAATCACCACATTGGTGGCTTTCTTTCTTACAGAGATAACTCACCTGCTTTTAATGATAATTCATCATCGGTGATTAGAGATGACACGTGGTCTTGCATCATTGTTGTTTTCACTTTTTGGTTTTTCG TTTCGATGACTTTGATTCTGGGAGTTTACGGGCCAATGAATCTACAACTTGGTCCAAATTGTTCTCTTCTTATTCAACCAAATCCTCTTTTTGTTCAGAGTGTGACG GTGGAGGAGAAAGATGGTACTAAGCCAGGACTCAACCTCTATGGATTATATAAATCTCCATCTCTTGATGAAGTTACTACCTGGTCTGAAACTTACACCCCCACTATTCAAGCCGATTCTCACATG GAGTGGATTCGTTATCTGAACAGGGGATCTCAAgttaatatttcatataatgtgaACTCAGTTAGCTCCTCTGTTTTTCTTATAATTGCTGAAG GGAGTGAAGGCCTTGCTCGATGGCTTGAGGATCCAACATACCCTAACACCACTTTATCTTGGAACATTGTTCATG GGAGTGGTATGATTCAGCAGGATATATATAGATCTTCAAGTTATTATATTGCACTTGGTAATATGAACACAGAGGACATTAAG GTGCAATTAAACTTCACATTCAAGGCTTATATTTACAATACAACTGAAGCTTACTACAAGTGTACCTTCGCTAATGGAGTGTGTAGCTTGAATATCTTGTTTCCTGAGGGAAATTCTGTAGTCTTGACATCTCCTGGTCCAGAACAG CGTAGATCTGCACACGACTGGTCTTTTAGATTGTCGTATGGACCAAGATGGATTACATATATTGTTGGCATTG GTGGAATGACTGGAATCATGTTGGTTGCCTTTAACTTCTTAAACAAGTTCCAATATACTCGTGAAGATGAAGCACGTCTTCGTAATGGGGAGCTTGCTTCTGCAAGAGCCCCTCTGCTTTCACGCAAAGCCGATGATTTATCAAGTCGAGGATCATCTTATGATTCCGTTTCAAGTGATGAGGCAGATCTTGAAGATTTTCTAGCGGTTTCTCTTGAAGGCACATCAATAGGAGACGGTGAAAACAGTAGCAATACCCGGAGACTTTGTGCAATTTGCTTCGATGCTCCAAGGGACTGCTTCTTCCTTCCATGTGGGCACTGTGTGGCTTGCTTTGCATGTGGAACAAG AATAGCAGAGGCTGATGGAACTTGCCCCATTTGCCGTCGGAGTATGAAAAAAGTGAGGAAGATTTTCACGGTATAA
- the LOC105786557 gene encoding probable pyridoxal 5'-phosphate synthase subunit PDX1, which translates to MDGTGVVAVYGNGAMTETHNKSTFSVKVGLAQMLRGGVIMDVVTPEQARIAEEAGACAVMALERVPADIRAQGGVARMSDPQLIKEIKQAVTIPVMAKARIGHFVEAQILEAIGIDYVDESEVLTPADEENHINKHNFRIPFVCGCRNLGEALRRIREGAAMIRTKGEAGTGNIIEAVRHVRSVMGDIRVLRNMDDDEVFSFAKKIQSPYDLVMQTKQLGRLPVVHFAAGGVATPADAALMMQLGCDGVFVGSGVFKSGDPARRARAIVQAVTHYSDPEVLAEVSCGLGEAMVGINLNDKNVERFAARSD; encoded by the coding sequence ATGGATGGAACTGGGGTTGTTGCAGTTTATGGAAATGGAGCAATGACCGAAACCCATAACAAATCCACTTTCTCTGTGAAAGTGGGGTTAGCCCAAATGCTTCGAGGAGGTGTTATAATGGATGTTGTCACCCCTGAACAAGCTCGTATCGCTGAAGAAGCCGGAGCTTGTGCCGTTATGGCTCTTGAACGAGTCCCGGCTGATATCCGAGCCCAAGGTGGTGTGGCTCGAATGAGTGACCCACAACTCATTAAGGAAATTAAGCAAGCTGTTACTATCCCTGTCATGGCTAAGGCTCGTATTGGTCATTTCGTTGAAGCCCAAATCCTTGAAGCCATTGGTATTGATTATGTTGATGAAAGTGAAGTTCTTACACCCGCCGACGAAGAGAACCATATCAACAAACATAACTTTAGGATCCCTTTCGTTTGTGGGTGTCGGAATTTAGGTGAAGCACTTCGGAGGATCCGAGAAGGTGCCGCTATGATCCGAACCAAAGGTGAAGCTGGGACTGGTAACATTATCGAAGCCGTTAGGCATGTTAGGTCCGTGATGGGGGATATTAGGGTGCTAAGGAACATGGATGATGACGAAGTTTTCAGCTTCGCAAAGAAAATTCAATCTCCTTACGATTTGGTCATGCAGACGAAGCAGCTTGGGAGGTTACCGGTGGTTCACTTCGCCGCCGGAGGTGTAGCGACGCCGGCTGATGCTGCGTTGATGATGCAGTTGGGCTGTGATGGTGTCTTCGTCGGGTCTGGGGTTTTCAAGAGTGGTGACCCGGCTAGACGTGCTCGGGCTATTGTTCAAGCCGTCACTCATTATAGTGACCCGGAAGTCCTTGCTGAAGTTAGCTGTGGGCTTGGTGAGGCTATGGTTGGTATCAATTTGAATGATAAGAATGTCGAGCGGTTCGCAGCTCGGTCTGATTAG